From a region of the Primulina huaijiensis isolate GDHJ02 unplaced genomic scaffold, ASM1229523v2 scaffold208134, whole genome shotgun sequence genome:
- the LOC140966855 gene encoding uncharacterized protein — MNILCIGHGGGSIPLFLASKIRGAIVHIVEIDPIVISASIRAMGFPSFSVITPSGKRAFAKPDHADEILWKGTHERLFLFNSDAEQFILESNNIYDIIFIDAYDGDDIFPHKLWNPHSPFLQALGNRLHPDHGTVVVNLHSYVDLNVDASHPSGLPFVPKGQYVSQVSRSYKDALLGNGNSARGFAYTVSVPWLYNTSLVVCRGFGRPEDSSGQNLVFSTLMSKALEVDKLINMPFSCLQYIKKSFTPVD, encoded by the exons atgaatatattatgcaTTGGTCATGGTGGAGGAAGCATACCTTTGTTTTTGGCAAGTAAAATTCGAG GTGCTATAGTCCACATagttgaaattgatcccatcgtAATCTCAGCTTCGATTCGAGCAATGGGTTTTCCGTCTTTCTCAGTTATAACCCCATCAGGCAAACGTGCATTTGCAAAGCCAGATCATGCAGATGAGATACTGTGGAAAGGCACTCACGAGAGGCTATTCTTGTTTAATTCAGATGCAGAGCAGTTTATTCTTGAGAGCAACAATATATATGATATCATCTTTATCGATGCCTATGATGGAGATGATATTTTTCCACACAAGCTGTGGAATCCTCATTCCCCGTTCCTCCAAGCTCTAGGGAACCGCCTTCATCCGGATCATGGAACAGTGGTTGTGAACTTGCATTCATATGTTGACTTAAATGTCGACGCATCTCATCCATCTGGTCTCCCCTTTGTGCCAAAGGGCCAGTACGTTTCTCAAGTGTCCCGATCGTACAAAGACGCACTATTAGGAAATGGGAATTCAGCCCGTGGTTTTGCATATACAGTTTCTGTACCTTGGCTGTACAATACATCTCTTGTTGTATGCCGGGGTTTTGGTAGACCTGAGGACAGTTCAGGCCAGAACTTGGTTTTTAGCACTCTGATGTCCAAAGCACTGGAAGTTGATAAACTCATAAACATGCCGTTTTCATGTTtgcaatatataaaaaaaagttttactCCGGTGGACTAG
- the LOC140966857 gene encoding putative pentatricopeptide repeat-containing protein At5g52630, producing the protein MLRQSSTILPNARTIASLLKTCAFLNYNSIGSQLQALSFKLCLYENAFVGSAFVSFYCKTRDLDSARKVFDELSVRDEVCFGAIINGLAQNKRPIDALRFFAETRREDALSSFHGLSGALCAAAGVAMLEQCRIIHGHAVVIGMDSDVYIGTGLIDGYGKCGLVEEARMVFNELEVGLNIAGWNAMMAGYAQQGSVDLVVELFCVMERRGMKPDEYSFLAVLTAFYNAGMDMEAERWFNRMKLQHGLEPRIEHYTCLVGVIGRAGRLDEAEKVALTMPYEPDAAVWRVLLSSCVSNRNAKMAVRMSSKLLEMDPDDDSALVILANTFASTERWDGVKEVWKMMNDRRLRKEIGRSWIEVQGSICVFFAGDTRHPRKDEIYTKLTELMDEIENLGYVPILDEMLHEVDAEEKRASLWHHSEKLAVAFGLLGGVTPPGKPLRIVKNLRICKDCHEAFRYISTVTKREIIVRDAHRYHRFSNGTCNCGNIW; encoded by the coding sequence ATGCTAAGACAGTCCTCCACAATTCTTCCCAACGCACGCACTATTGCTTCCTTGCTCAAAACATGCGCTTTCTTGAACTATAATTCAATTGGCTCACAACTTCAAGCGCTTTCATTTAAACTTTGTTTGTATGAAAACGCTTTTGTTGGTTCtgcttttgtttctttttactGTAAGACGAGGGATCTGGATTCTGCACGTAAGGTGTTCGATGAACTGTCTGTGCGTGATGAGGTTTGTTTTGGTGCTATAATTAATGGGTTGGCTCAAAATAAGAGGCCCATTGACGCTTTAAGGTTCTTCGCTGAGACGAGGAGAGAGGATGCATTGTCATCATTTCATGGCTTATCCGGGGCGTTGTGTGCTGCTGCGGGGGTGGCAATGCTCGAGCAATGTAGGATCATTCATGGGCATGCGGTGGTGATTGGAATGGACTCAGATGTGTACATAGGGACCGGGTTGATCGATGGGTATGGAAAGTGCGGACTCGTGGAGGAGGCGAGGATGGTGTTTAATGAGTTGGAGGTTGGGTTGAACATAGCCGGGTGGAATGCGATGATGGCAGGGTATGCACAACAAGGGAGCGTTGACCTTGTGGTAGAGCTTTTTTGTGTAATGGAAAGACGAGGAATGAAGCCGGATGAATATAGTTTTTTGGCAGTCTTGACAGCATTCTACAATGCAGGTATGGATATGGAAGCTGAAAGGTGGTTCAATAGAATGAAACTGCAGCATGGATTGGAACCGAGGATTGAGCACTACACATGTTTAGTTGGAGTAATAGGGAGGGCAGGAAGGCTAGATGAGGCAGAAAAAGTTGCTTTGACAATGCCATATGAACCTGATGCAGCTGTGTGGAGAGTGTTGTTGTCAAGTTGTGTGAGCAATAGAAACGCCAAGATGGCTGTGAGAATGAGCAGTAAATTGTTGGAAATGGACCCCGATGATGACTCAGCTTTGGTGATTTTGGCAAATACGTTTGCAAGCACTGAAAGGTGGGATGGGGTTAAAGAAGTATGGAAGATGATGAATGATAGGAGATTGAGAAAGGAGATTGGGAGGAGTTGGATTGAAGTACAGGGATCGATTTGTGTATTCTTCGCTGGAGATACAAGGCATCCTAGGAAGGACGAGATCTATACAAAGTTGACAGAGTTGATGGACGAGATAGAAAATTTAGGATATGTACCAATTTTGGATGAGATGTTGCATGAAGTAGACGCAGAAGAAAAGAGGGCGTCgctctggcatcacagtgaaaAATTGGCAGTGGCTTTCGGTTTATTGGGTGGGGTTACACCACCTGGAAAGCCATTGAGGATTGTAAAGAATTTGAGGATCTGTAAAGATTGCCACGAGGCATTCAGGTATATTAGCACGGTGACGAAGAGGGAGATCATAGTGAGAGATGCACACCGATACCATAGGTTCTCAAATGGAACTTGTAATTGTGGTAATATCTGGTAG